One window of the Camelina sativa cultivar DH55 chromosome 1, Cs, whole genome shotgun sequence genome contains the following:
- the LOC104788516 gene encoding protein DETOXIFICATION 19-like, which yields MADPTTSSPLLNDHEGGEDERGRRRSSTWVQKLIEVEEAKAQIIYSLPMILTNLFYYCIPMTSVMFASHLGQLELAGATLANSWATVSGFAFMTGLSGALETLCGQGYGAKNYRMLGIHLQSSCIVSLVFTILITIFWFFTESIFGLLRQDASISKRAALYMKYQAPGLLAYGFLQNILRFCQTQSIISPLVIFSFVPLVINIGTAYVLVYYSGLGFIGAPIATSISLWIAFLSLGTYVICSEKFKETWTGFSLESFRYVVINLTLSIPSAAMVCLEYWAFEILVFLAGVMPNPEINTSLVAICVNTESISYMLTYGLSSAASTRVSNELGAGNVKGAKKATSVSVKLSLVLALGVVIAILVSHDGWVGLFSNSIVIKDEFASLRFFLAASITIDSIQGVLSGVARGCGWQRLVTVINLGTFYLVGICLLWFQVKVLRQGFVVWSDMWNVLPILISFADDNFPEVDKAECCLCLKHIYFLKQYTRISKDLDALALLLKLGNLSDKQYTMQPLKNMYS from the exons GTTGTTGAATGACCATGAAGgtggagaagatgaaagaggaaggagaagatcaTCAACTTGGGTTCAAAAACTGATCGAGGTGGAAGAAGCAAAGGCTCAAATTATTTACTCTCTGCCAATGATATTAACCAATCTTTTCTACTATTGTATTCCTATGACTTCTGTGATGTTTGCTTCTCACCTCGGCCAACTTGAGCTCGCCGGCGCCACCCTTGCCAATTCTTGGGCCACCGTCTCCGGTTTTGCCTTCATG ACAGGGTTAAGTGGAGCacttgagacattgtgtggacAAGGCTATGGTGCAAAAAACTACAGGATGTTGGGGATTCATCTACAATCATCTTGCATCGTCTCATTAGTCTTCACCATCCTCATCACCATATTCTGGTTTTTCACGGAATCGATATTTGGACTTCTTAGACAAGATGCTAGCATCTCAAAACGAGCTGCACTCTATATGAAGTACCAAGCTCCTGGTTTGCTCGCTTACGGGTTCTTACAAAATATTCTAAGATTTTGCCAAACACAATCCATCATTTCTCCCTTAGTCATCTTCTCGTTTGTTCCCTTGGTTATTAATATTGGTACCGCATATGTTCTGGTTTATTACTCTGGCCTCGGATTCATTGGTGCTCCAATAGCTACATCTATTTCATTGTGGATAGCTTTCCTATCTCTTGGAACTTATGTGATCTGTTCAGAAAAGTTTAAGGAAACATGGACTGGATTCTCGTTGGAATCATTCCGTTACGTTGTAATAAACTTGACATTAAGTATCCCTTCTGCTGCTATGGTATG TTTGGAATATTGGGCGTTCGAGATTCTTGTGTTCTTGGCAGGAGTGATGCCAAATCCGGAAATCAATACTTCTTTGGTAGCTATATg CGTCAACACGGAATCTATTAGCTACATGTTAACATACGGACTTAGCTCAGCTGCAAG TACCCGTGTGTCCAACGAACTTGGAGCTGGAAATGTAAAAGGCGCAAAGAAAGCGACTTCTGTGTCCGTTAAGTTGTCTTTAGTTCTTGCTCTCGGCGTAGTGATTGCCATTCTTGTAAGTCATGATGGTTGGGTTGGTTTGTTCAGCAATAGCATTGTTATAAAAGATGAGTTTGCATCATTGAGGTTTTTTCTTGCTGCTTCTATAACCATTGATTCGATCCAAGGTGTTCTATCAG GAGTTGCAAGAGGATGCGGATGGCAGCGTTTAGTCACGGTTATAAATTTGGGAACATTCTACTTAGTTGGAATCTGCCTTTTGTGGTTTCAAGTTAAAGTTTTACGCCAAG GGTTTGTGGTTTGGTCTGATATGTGGAATGTTCTGCCAATCCTCATCTCTTTTGCTGATGACAATTTTCCGGAAGTGGACAAAGCTGAATGTTGCCTCTGTTTGAAGcacatttattttcttaagcaaTATACACGAATATCAAAAGATTTGGACGCTCTTGCATTACTTTTAAAATTGGGAAATTTGAGTGATAAACAGTACACCATGCAACCTCTGAAAAATATGTATAGTTAA